Proteins from a genomic interval of Sphingobacterium sp. SYP-B4668:
- the aspS gene encoding aspartate--tRNA ligase — translation MHRTHTCGELRLSDLGKSVTLSGWVQKSRDLGGMTFIDVRDRYGVTQLAFNTDDDEQLRIGARELGREFVIKVHGQVIERSSKNPKIPTGDIEIKVTSLDVLNASKLPPFTIEDETDGGEDLRMKFRYLDLRRNPVRENLILRHKMAQEVRKYLDEQHFIEVETPVLIKSTPEGARDFVVPSRMNAGEFYALPQSPQTFKQLLMVSGFDRYFQIVKCFRDEDLRADRQPEFTQIDCEMSFVEQEDILNMFEGLARHLLKTIKGVDLGSVPRMTYADAMRLYGSDKPDIRFGMQFVELNKLTKGVGFPVFEQAELVVGINVQGAAHYTRKQLDALTDYVKRPQVGASGLVYARYNEDGTLKSSVDKFYSEEHLKSWASAFEATPGDLFLIMAGPQDKVRKQLNELRLEVGNQLGLRDKNKFAPLWVLDFPLLEWDEETGRYHAMHHPFTSPKPEDIPLLDSNPGEVRANAYDFVLNGSEIGGGSIRIHDKDLQALMFKHLGFSPEEAQKQFGFLMEAFTFGAPPHGGLAFGFDRMASIFAGLDTIRDVIAFPKNNSGRDVMIDAPSTIDQAQLKELSLVLNQKTPS, via the coding sequence ATGCACAGAACACATACTTGCGGCGAACTTAGACTTTCGGATTTAGGCAAATCGGTCACTTTAAGCGGTTGGGTACAAAAGTCCCGAGATTTAGGAGGAATGACATTTATCGATGTGCGCGACAGATACGGAGTGACCCAATTGGCATTCAACACTGATGATGATGAGCAACTTCGCATTGGAGCACGCGAATTAGGCAGAGAATTTGTCATTAAAGTCCATGGACAGGTTATTGAAAGGTCCAGCAAAAACCCCAAGATCCCTACCGGAGACATTGAGATCAAAGTTACTTCCCTGGACGTATTAAATGCATCCAAATTACCGCCCTTCACCATCGAAGATGAAACAGACGGAGGGGAAGACTTACGCATGAAGTTCAGATACTTAGACCTACGTCGCAACCCTGTCCGAGAAAATTTAATCCTGCGCCACAAAATGGCGCAAGAAGTTCGTAAGTATTTAGATGAACAACATTTTATTGAGGTAGAAACCCCTGTATTAATCAAATCCACACCAGAAGGAGCTCGTGACTTTGTAGTTCCAAGCCGGATGAATGCAGGCGAGTTTTATGCACTACCCCAATCTCCACAGACATTTAAGCAGTTGCTTATGGTCTCCGGGTTTGACCGATACTTCCAGATAGTAAAATGTTTCCGAGACGAAGACCTTAGAGCCGATAGACAGCCCGAGTTTACACAAATAGACTGCGAAATGTCATTTGTAGAACAAGAAGATATCTTAAATATGTTTGAGGGACTAGCCCGTCACTTGCTCAAGACCATAAAGGGTGTAGACCTTGGAAGCGTCCCACGCATGACATATGCAGACGCTATGCGTCTATACGGCTCAGACAAACCTGACATTCGCTTTGGGATGCAGTTTGTTGAGCTTAACAAACTCACAAAAGGGGTAGGTTTTCCAGTATTTGAACAAGCAGAACTTGTCGTGGGTATCAATGTCCAAGGTGCCGCCCACTATACACGCAAGCAGCTTGACGCCTTGACCGACTATGTAAAACGGCCACAAGTAGGCGCTTCGGGACTGGTGTATGCGCGTTACAATGAAGACGGAACACTGAAATCATCTGTTGACAAATTTTATTCAGAAGAACATCTCAAAAGTTGGGCTTCTGCATTTGAGGCTACACCTGGCGACCTATTCCTTATCATGGCGGGCCCTCAAGATAAAGTCCGCAAACAACTTAATGAATTAAGACTGGAAGTTGGAAACCAACTAGGTCTTCGCGACAAGAACAAATTTGCACCTCTGTGGGTCCTAGATTTCCCGCTGTTGGAGTGGGACGAAGAGACGGGACGCTATCATGCTATGCACCATCCGTTCACCTCACCTAAACCAGAAGACATCCCCTTATTAGATTCCAACCCTGGAGAGGTTAGAGCAAATGCATACGACTTCGTTCTTAATGGAAGTGAAATTGGTGGAGGTTCTATCCGAATACACGACAAAGACTTGCAAGCATTGATGTTCAAGCATCTAGGATTCTCTCCAGAAGAAGCGCAAAAGCAATTTGGTTTCCTAATGGAAGCATTTACCTTTGGCGCACCTCCGCATGGCGGCTTAGCGTTCGGTTTCGACCGTATGGCTTCAATCTTTGCGGGCTTAGATACCATCAGAGATGTG
- a CDS encoding penicillin-binding protein, whose product MNIRKSILLRVYLAFGLMVLGALMVFAKLVHLQYVDGGKWRAISDSLTIQEREVEAARGNIYSNDGSILATSIPEYDLRFDAMAISEEDNDIFNAKVDSLAYRLSTFFKDRSARQYLAHLKQARSKKQRYVLIMREVSHQDLKIVKDFPLFKSFKIGKDKYSGGLIAERHNKRILPFTNLAARTIGYKNTKGDSILVGLEGAYGQYIDGRSGKRLVQRIAGGVWVPVNRDMEVAPVDGSDIISTIDVNMQDMAQRALEKQLQVVDADNGCVILMEVKTGEVRAVANFTRDEHGVFREKFNYAIAQSAEPGSTFKLASYLALIDDGKIDSSTTVDVGNGTYKVPGHTIKDSHAPRKSIMSAKYAFEQSSNVAITKLVNTHYKDNPARFTSKLLDMGLGKPLGLQIPGEGNPVIKTPKAKSWSKLSLVQMAYGYELLMTPLQTLTLYNAVANNGKMIAPLFVKEIRHLGNTVEKFDARVIKEKIASDHAISEVRGMMESTMIEGTGKSLRNPLYTSAGKTGTAQIADGARGYSQRKYQSSFAGYFPAENPKYSIIVVIRNPRKGYYGASTAGPVFKELADMVFANDLSMHGTFASKKVIPAGEKMPLTLKGSREASMKVYEGLGIKSFDWNAAAQGVVDTSRRGIPFTDVQIKEGVVPDVKGMGLMDALYTMENAGFKAYISGKGKVVEQSLVPGSKLKYGTQVAIVLN is encoded by the coding sequence ATGAATATTAGAAAATCCATACTTCTAAGAGTGTATCTCGCATTCGGCCTAATGGTGTTGGGGGCATTGATGGTATTTGCTAAACTGGTGCATTTGCAATATGTGGACGGAGGTAAGTGGAGGGCTATTTCGGATAGTTTGACAATACAGGAGAGAGAAGTTGAGGCAGCACGCGGGAATATTTATTCTAACGATGGCAGTATTTTGGCCACCTCGATTCCTGAGTATGATTTGCGCTTTGACGCGATGGCCATATCTGAAGAGGATAACGATATTTTTAACGCAAAGGTGGATTCGTTGGCTTATAGGCTGTCTACCTTCTTTAAGGATCGATCTGCGCGTCAGTATTTAGCGCATCTCAAACAGGCTAGGAGCAAGAAGCAGCGTTATGTGCTCATTATGCGTGAGGTGAGTCACCAAGACTTAAAGATTGTGAAGGATTTTCCGCTTTTTAAGTCGTTTAAAATAGGGAAAGACAAGTATTCGGGTGGATTGATTGCGGAACGTCATAACAAGAGAATCTTACCGTTTACCAATCTCGCTGCTCGAACAATTGGATATAAAAATACAAAAGGTGACTCTATTCTAGTCGGACTAGAAGGGGCTTATGGTCAATATATTGATGGGCGTAGCGGCAAACGATTGGTGCAGCGTATAGCTGGAGGAGTGTGGGTGCCTGTCAATCGAGATATGGAAGTGGCGCCTGTAGACGGCTCGGATATCATCTCGACAATAGATGTCAATATGCAGGATATGGCACAACGAGCGCTAGAAAAGCAATTGCAGGTTGTAGATGCAGATAATGGATGTGTGATATTGATGGAGGTGAAGACTGGTGAAGTAAGGGCGGTAGCCAATTTTACCAGAGATGAACACGGAGTATTTAGGGAGAAGTTTAATTATGCTATTGCACAATCCGCGGAGCCCGGATCTACATTTAAACTGGCATCCTATCTAGCACTGATCGATGATGGTAAGATAGATTCGTCTACCACGGTGGATGTGGGGAACGGAACGTATAAAGTCCCAGGGCATACTATCAAAGATTCGCATGCCCCGCGTAAATCGATTATGTCGGCAAAGTATGCATTTGAGCAATCTTCCAACGTGGCCATTACCAAGTTGGTGAATACGCATTACAAAGATAATCCAGCGAGGTTTACCTCGAAATTATTAGATATGGGATTAGGAAAACCTTTGGGTCTCCAAATTCCGGGGGAAGGTAATCCCGTAATCAAGACTCCTAAAGCGAAATCATGGAGCAAACTGTCATTGGTGCAAATGGCGTATGGGTATGAATTGTTAATGACTCCTTTGCAAACACTGACTTTGTATAATGCTGTTGCTAACAACGGAAAGATGATTGCACCTCTTTTTGTTAAGGAGATACGTCATTTAGGTAATACGGTTGAGAAATTTGATGCGCGTGTGATAAAGGAGAAAATAGCGTCTGATCATGCGATTTCCGAAGTGAGGGGTATGATGGAGAGTACGATGATAGAGGGGACGGGTAAATCCTTGCGAAATCCGTTGTATACTTCCGCAGGAAAGACGGGAACTGCCCAAATCGCGGATGGTGCTCGGGGATATAGCCAGCGTAAATATCAATCTTCTTTTGCAGGATATTTTCCAGCTGAAAATCCAAAGTATTCCATCATTGTGGTGATTCGTAATCCAAGAAAGGGATACTATGGGGCATCGACGGCAGGTCCCGTATTTAAAGAGTTAGCGGATATGGTTTTTGCAAATGACCTCTCTATGCATGGTACGTTTGCTTCGAAAAAGGTGATTCCGGCAGGGGAGAAGATGCCGCTTACGCTGAAAGGTTCAAGAGAGGCATCGATGAAAGTATATGAAGGCTTAGGTATTAAATCGTTTGATTGGAATGCAGCGGCTCAAGGTGTAGTAGATACTTCGAGACGTGGGATTCCTTTTACGGATGTTCAGATAAAAGAAGGTGTTGTGCCAGATGTGAAGGGAATGGGGTTGATGGATGCGCTTTATACAATGGAAAATGCGGGCTTTAAGGCTTACATTTCAGGTAAAGGCAAAGTCGTCGAGCAATCCTTAGTCCCAGGTTCCAAACTGAAGTATGGAACTCAAGTGGCAATAGTGTTGAATTAA
- the murD gene encoding UDP-N-acetylmuramoyl-L-alanine--D-glutamate ligase, giving the protein MGNISNIYYPQSGKLIVLGAGESGVGAAILAKDKGFDVLVSDKGAITEKYLLALEREGIRYESGQHSEVEILGADLVVKSPGIPENAPLIKALKAKGIPVIAEIEFAAQYTDAKLYCITGSNGKSTTTMLTYYMLQKGGVNVGLAGNIGKSFALQVAREDFDAYVLEISSFMLDDMFHFRADVAVILNITPDHLDRYDHKMDNYVDSKFRMVRNQTARDYFIYCLDDEETVKGLKRHHTPAVALPITQEQIVENGAYLDGDKNIIINTSKGEQFIMNTEDLSLQGKHNVYNNMAAGLVAKVQELRNRSMQESMSSYVNIPHRLEHVACIGGVNYINDSKATNVNSVWYALESFSPQIVLIMGGVDKGNDYEMLRDLVKSKVRAVICIGKDNTRIHESFEDDTDVIVNSSSMRDAVEIASHLAQKGDTVLLSPACASFDWFKNYEERGDKFKEAVMAL; this is encoded by the coding sequence ATGGGAAATATCTCAAATATATATTACCCTCAAAGTGGAAAACTGATTGTCCTTGGTGCTGGAGAAAGCGGCGTGGGCGCAGCTATTCTGGCTAAGGATAAGGGTTTTGATGTATTGGTGTCGGATAAAGGAGCGATTACTGAGAAATATCTTCTGGCGTTGGAGAGGGAGGGTATACGATATGAGTCTGGTCAACATAGCGAGGTCGAAATACTGGGTGCTGATTTAGTTGTAAAGAGTCCTGGAATTCCAGAAAATGCACCTTTGATAAAGGCTTTGAAAGCTAAGGGTATCCCTGTTATTGCGGAGATTGAGTTTGCCGCTCAATATACGGACGCAAAACTATACTGTATAACAGGTTCAAATGGTAAGTCTACAACTACTATGTTGACGTATTATATGTTGCAAAAGGGAGGGGTAAATGTAGGGTTGGCTGGAAATATAGGGAAGAGTTTTGCGCTACAGGTGGCACGCGAAGATTTTGATGCTTACGTGCTAGAGATTTCGAGCTTTATGTTGGATGATATGTTCCACTTTCGGGCAGATGTAGCTGTGATACTAAATATTACACCCGATCATTTGGATCGCTATGATCACAAGATGGACAATTACGTGGATTCTAAGTTTAGAATGGTTCGTAATCAGACAGCGCGCGACTATTTTATATACTGTCTTGATGATGAAGAAACAGTTAAAGGTCTAAAGAGACATCATACTCCAGCTGTCGCCCTGCCCATAACGCAGGAGCAAATCGTAGAAAATGGAGCTTATTTGGACGGAGATAAAAATATTATAATCAATACCTCAAAAGGAGAACAATTTATTATGAATACAGAAGATTTGTCATTACAGGGCAAGCACAATGTGTATAACAACATGGCGGCAGGGTTAGTAGCAAAAGTACAGGAATTGAGGAATCGCTCCATGCAAGAAAGCATGAGTTCATATGTGAATATTCCGCATCGATTGGAACATGTAGCTTGTATCGGTGGTGTAAATTATATTAACGACTCCAAAGCGACAAACGTGAACTCTGTATGGTACGCGTTGGAAAGTTTTTCTCCTCAAATCGTCTTGATTATGGGTGGGGTTGATAAAGGAAATGATTATGAGATGTTGCGGGATCTAGTGAAGTCAAAGGTCCGTGCTGTCATTTGTATTGGAAAAGATAATACGCGCATCCATGAATCTTTTGAAGATGATACAGATGTGATTGTCAATAGTTCATCTATGCGAGATGCAGTAGAGATTGCGTCGCACTTGGCACAAAAAGGAGATACGGTGTTATTGTCACCTGCGTGCGCAAGTTTTGACTGGTTTAAAAATTATGAAGAACGGGGAGATAAATTCAAGGAAGCGGTAATGGCCTTGTAA
- the rsmH gene encoding 16S rRNA (cytosine(1402)-N(4))-methyltransferase RsmH — protein MSDVYHVPVMLKECIDALAINPNGTYVDVTFGGGGHSREILKHLGSGGRLYAFDQDPDALKNVIDDDRFVLIHQNFRFLKNNLRLNGVKAVDGILADLGVSSHQFDAADRGFSIRFDAELDMRMDQVSDLDAKKVLNTYAEEDLHRIFGMYGEIMNAKSLAKTIVTARLSGEISTVAELKGRIKKLVPKGKEHKYHAQVFQALRIEVNQELAALQDFLMQTISVLKPEGKLVVMSYHSLEDRLVKNFMAKGKFKGDVEKDFFGNEIKPFRVITRKAITASEEELLVNNRSRSAKLRVAEKIDIS, from the coding sequence ATGAGTGATGTTTACCACGTACCAGTAATGTTGAAAGAGTGCATTGATGCGCTCGCTATAAATCCAAATGGAACCTATGTGGATGTGACTTTTGGCGGGGGAGGGCATTCGCGTGAGATATTGAAACATTTGGGGTCTGGTGGGCGTCTGTATGCTTTTGACCAAGATCCGGATGCATTGAAGAACGTGATTGATGATGATCGATTTGTCTTGATTCATCAGAATTTTAGGTTTTTGAAAAATAATCTTCGCTTGAATGGGGTGAAAGCTGTGGATGGGATTTTGGCTGACTTGGGTGTCTCTTCGCATCAGTTTGATGCTGCAGATCGCGGGTTCTCGATTCGGTTTGATGCGGAATTAGATATGCGGATGGATCAGGTCTCTGATTTGGACGCTAAAAAGGTGTTGAATACATATGCTGAGGAAGACCTGCATCGGATTTTTGGTATGTACGGCGAGATTATGAATGCAAAATCACTGGCCAAAACTATAGTCACAGCACGATTGAGTGGTGAAATTTCGACAGTGGCCGAGTTGAAGGGTCGGATTAAAAAGCTTGTTCCGAAAGGGAAAGAACATAAATATCATGCGCAAGTTTTTCAGGCACTTCGTATTGAAGTCAACCAAGAGCTTGCGGCCCTTCAAGATTTTTTGATGCAGACTATATCGGTCTTGAAGCCAGAAGGAAAGCTGGTGGTCATGTCTTATCATTCTTTGGAGGATCGGTTGGTCAAGAATTTCATGGCCAAGGGCAAATTTAAAGGAGATGTGGAGAAGGATTTTTTTGGAAATGAAATCAAGCCTTTTCGCGTGATTACACGTAAAGCCATTACGGCATCTGAAGAAGAATTATTAGTGAATAATCGGTCTAGGAGTGCAAAACTGCGTGTGGCTGAAAAAATAGATATATCGTAA
- the mraY gene encoding phospho-N-acetylmuramoyl-pentapeptide-transferase encodes MLYYLFTWLNEHVHIPGAGLFQYISFRTAMAVIVSLIITTVYGSRLIKMLHDKQVGETIRDLGLEGEKKKQGTPTMGGLIIIAGILIPTLLFAKLDNIYIILMIVTTLWMGAIGFLDDYIKVFKKNKEGLQGKFKVIGQIGLGIFIAVTMYFHPEIVVRQQVAHPSSLKPVEVSINSQTGEKYYTENVKSSKTNIPLYKNNEFDYAKVLTMFGLKGDMITFMVFLVMVVIIVTAVSNGANITDGIDGLAAGTSTIIGITLAILAYVSGNVIFSDYLNIMYIPNSGELVIFAGAFIGACTGFLWYNAYPAQVFMGDTGSLTIGGIIAAFAILIRKELLIPVLCGVFLLENVSVIMQVSYFKYTKKKYGEGRRIFLMSPLHHHYQKKGYHEAKIVTRFVIVGVILAILTIVTLKVR; translated from the coding sequence ATGCTATATTACTTATTTACATGGCTAAATGAACATGTCCACATTCCAGGGGCAGGATTGTTTCAATATATCTCCTTCCGTACGGCAATGGCGGTTATCGTGTCTCTGATTATTACGACAGTATACGGTAGTCGCTTGATCAAGATGTTGCATGACAAACAAGTGGGTGAGACAATTCGTGATTTGGGATTAGAAGGGGAAAAGAAAAAGCAAGGCACGCCAACTATGGGGGGGCTTATTATTATTGCTGGGATCCTGATTCCTACATTACTGTTTGCCAAATTGGATAATATATATATCATTCTGATGATAGTAACCACGCTGTGGATGGGGGCTATCGGTTTCTTGGATGATTATATCAAAGTGTTTAAGAAGAATAAGGAGGGGTTGCAAGGTAAGTTTAAGGTAATTGGTCAGATTGGACTCGGCATCTTTATCGCTGTTACCATGTATTTTCATCCAGAAATCGTTGTCAGGCAGCAAGTGGCTCATCCTAGTTCGTTAAAACCTGTTGAAGTATCGATTAACAGCCAGACGGGTGAAAAATACTATACTGAAAATGTCAAGTCCAGTAAAACGAATATTCCTCTGTATAAGAACAATGAATTTGACTATGCCAAAGTGCTTACAATGTTTGGGTTGAAGGGCGATATGATCACGTTTATGGTTTTTCTGGTCATGGTGGTTATCATCGTGACCGCTGTATCCAATGGTGCTAATATTACAGATGGTATTGACGGACTGGCTGCAGGAACATCGACAATCATAGGTATCACCTTGGCAATTCTGGCCTACGTCTCTGGTAACGTCATTTTTTCGGACTATTTGAACATAATGTATATCCCCAATTCTGGCGAGCTGGTCATTTTCGCAGGTGCATTCATTGGAGCCTGTACCGGATTTCTATGGTATAATGCATATCCTGCTCAGGTGTTTATGGGTGATACGGGTAGTTTGACCATAGGGGGAATTATTGCGGCATTTGCAATTTTGATTAGGAAGGAGCTCTTGATACCTGTATTGTGTGGCGTGTTCCTTTTGGAAAATGTATCGGTTATCATGCAGGTGAGTTATTTCAAATATACAAAGAAGAAGTATGGTGAAGGAAGACGTATTTTTTTGATGTCCCCCCTGCATCATCATTACCAAAAGAAGGGATATCATGAAGCTAAGATTGTCACGCGATTTGTTATCGTGGGGGTGATATTGGCAATTTTGACAATTGTTACGCTTAAAGTAAGATAA
- a CDS encoding FtsL-like putative cell division protein, protein MKRNTIKQKELSEEVQEELQDTVEEKAEETKDFLKSIFSPQKITTYAVVKNLPFVAFVAFLALLYISNRHLAERTVRQIDRLGKDVKELGWDYKSLSAELMKRSTQSEIAKRADTLGLKERKEPPIKIEVIIEEKK, encoded by the coding sequence ATGAAGCGCAATACAATAAAGCAGAAGGAATTAAGTGAAGAGGTTCAGGAAGAACTGCAGGATACAGTAGAGGAAAAAGCGGAAGAGACGAAGGATTTTTTGAAATCAATCTTTTCTCCACAAAAGATTACTACGTATGCTGTGGTGAAAAACTTGCCTTTTGTTGCCTTTGTTGCTTTTTTGGCGTTGCTGTATATTTCGAATAGACACCTCGCAGAGCGAACGGTGAGGCAAATCGATCGATTAGGGAAGGATGTGAAAGAATTGGGGTGGGATTATAAGTCGTTGTCTGCCGAATTGATGAAGAGGAGTACACAGTCGGAAATTGCAAAACGGGCCGATACCTTGGGGTTGAAGGAACGGAAAGAGCCGCCAATTAAAATCGAGGTGATCATAGAGGAGAAAAAGTAA
- a CDS encoding UDP-N-acetylmuramoyl-L-alanyl-D-glutamate--2,6-diaminopimelate ligase, whose product MKKLKDILHAIPVQEVVGQLDVEVVSLCFDSRLAVEGSLFVAIKGVHTDGHLFLDRAVELGCRLVMVEVIPDVKIDGVTYIMVADTAYALGIAASNFYDNPSADLKLVGVTGTNGKTTIATLLFNLFDRLGYHVGLLSTVQNQIGDRIIPATHTTPDPIALNRLLREMVDEGCDYCFMEVSSHAVVQQRIAGLRFAGGIFSNITHDHLDFHLTFDNYIKAKKKFFDDLDRYAFALTNADEKNGAVMLQNTFAHKKNYGLRSNADFKAKVIESHFDGMLLNIDGHEVWVKLVGGFNASNIMAVYGAAILLEQETMKVLTALSQISGAEGRFEVIRAENGIIGIVDYAHTPDAVENVLSTIQHLRQKGQHIITVLGCGGDRDKTKRPEMAAVAAKMSDKVVITSDNPRTEDPLQIIKDMEGGVPADKKKNVFSITDRREAIRAACHLAQSGDIVLIAGKGHEKYQDVNGVKNHFDDKEELEKTFNEQ is encoded by the coding sequence ATGAAGAAACTCAAAGACATATTACATGCTATTCCTGTACAGGAGGTAGTGGGTCAGCTTGATGTTGAGGTGGTCTCATTGTGCTTTGATTCGCGTTTGGCAGTAGAAGGCAGTCTTTTTGTTGCCATAAAAGGAGTACATACCGACGGTCATTTGTTTTTAGACAGAGCAGTCGAGCTAGGGTGTAGGCTAGTGATGGTAGAGGTGATTCCAGATGTAAAGATTGATGGTGTGACTTATATTATGGTTGCAGATACTGCCTATGCCTTAGGTATCGCAGCCAGTAACTTTTATGATAATCCGTCAGCAGATTTGAAATTGGTGGGGGTGACTGGCACAAATGGAAAGACAACAATTGCGACTTTGCTATTCAATCTTTTTGATAGATTGGGTTATCACGTGGGCTTGTTGTCTACTGTTCAAAATCAGATTGGTGATCGGATAATTCCTGCGACCCATACCACCCCAGATCCTATTGCGTTAAATCGGCTTTTGCGCGAGATGGTCGACGAGGGGTGTGACTATTGTTTTATGGAGGTGAGTTCGCATGCAGTTGTGCAACAACGAATTGCAGGATTGCGATTTGCGGGAGGGATTTTTAGTAATATCACGCATGATCACCTCGATTTTCACCTAACATTTGATAATTATATAAAGGCGAAGAAGAAGTTCTTTGACGATTTAGATCGTTATGCGTTTGCATTGACAAACGCTGATGAAAAGAACGGAGCGGTGATGTTGCAAAATACTTTTGCGCATAAAAAGAATTATGGACTTAGAAGCAATGCTGATTTTAAGGCAAAGGTTATTGAAAGCCACTTCGATGGAATGTTGCTGAATATTGATGGGCATGAAGTGTGGGTGAAACTTGTCGGTGGATTTAATGCTTCCAATATTATGGCCGTGTATGGTGCTGCCATCCTTTTGGAGCAAGAGACAATGAAGGTGTTGACCGCGTTAAGTCAGATATCAGGTGCTGAGGGTCGTTTTGAGGTTATAAGGGCTGAAAATGGAATTATCGGAATCGTGGATTATGCACATACTCCTGATGCCGTAGAAAATGTGTTGAGTACAATTCAGCACTTGCGCCAGAAAGGCCAACATATCATTACAGTGTTGGGTTGTGGAGGAGATCGGGATAAAACAAAAAGACCTGAAATGGCTGCAGTTGCAGCCAAGATGAGTGATAAAGTCGTCATCACATCTGATAATCCGAGAACAGAGGATCCCTTGCAGATTATAAAAGATATGGAGGGTGGTGTGCCGGCAGATAAAAAGAAGAATGTCTTTTCTATAACAGATAGAAGGGAGGCAATACGTGCAGCCTGCCACTTGGCACAATCAGGGGATATCGTGCTAATTGCAGGTAAAGGGCATGAAAAATATCAAGATGTAAATGGCGTGAAAAACCATTTCGACGACAAGGAAGAATTGGAGAAAACGTTTAACGAACAATAA
- the mraZ gene encoding division/cell wall cluster transcriptional repressor MraZ, which translates to MNHLIGEFECKLDTKGRMVLPAALKRQLPNVERDGLVVNRGFEKHLVFYTREEWNVITAKLAKLNQFNEKSRMFVRAFTRGATELTLDSAGRVLLPKGLLEYANINTELVLACQFNKIEVWSKEGYEELMNGGLGDDFAALAEEVMGGMDFGGLMNE; encoded by the coding sequence ATGAATCATCTAATCGGAGAATTTGAATGCAAGCTTGACACCAAAGGAAGAATGGTGTTACCCGCAGCGCTCAAGCGGCAATTGCCGAATGTTGAGCGTGATGGGCTTGTTGTGAACCGAGGATTTGAGAAACATTTGGTTTTTTATACTCGCGAAGAGTGGAACGTAATCACGGCGAAGTTGGCTAAGCTCAATCAATTTAATGAAAAGAGTCGGATGTTCGTGCGGGCGTTTACGCGAGGGGCGACGGAGTTAACGTTGGATTCGGCGGGGCGTGTATTATTGCCAAAAGGATTGTTGGAGTATGCTAACATTAACACTGAATTGGTATTGGCATGTCAGTTTAATAAAATAGAAGTGTGGTCGAAAGAGGGGTACGAGGAGTTGATGAACGGAGGGTTGGGCGATGATTTTGCTGCTTTGGCAGAGGAAGTGATGGGCGGAATGGATTTTGGAGGATTAATGAATGAGTGA